AACTGACATGGGTGCGCCGGATCTCTCTCAGGACATCGGTGTCGACCTTCCTGAAGATATGGCGCCGTTGGATACGGACTCAGACGGCGTTCTGGATGGGGACGATAACTGCCCCGAAGTCTCAAATCCTTCCCAACTCGATACAGACTTGGATGGTGTCGGAGACGCTTGTGATAACTGCCCCGACATCGCAAATGCTAGCCAGACTGACAGGGATTTGGACCAGATCGGGGACGCCTGTGACGAGTGCCCGTCGATTCCAGGTAGCGGGAATGAATGCAACGACACAACGCGCGATTCCGACGGGGATGGAATTCCAGATGTGAGGGATGTTTGTCCGGTGGACTTTGATCCCCTGCAAATCGATACCGATGGCGACGGAGTAGGGGACCTTTGTGATAATTGTCCCTCTGCTTCCAACGCAAGTCAGGTGGACCGCAACCAGAACGGAAGGGGGGACCACTGTGAGCGCCGTGAGGGGCTTCCCGTTGCGTCCCCGCTATTGGACAGCGATTCAGACGGATGGATCGATGCGATTGACCCATGCCCAGGAACTCCACAGGACACCCTGGTGGACTCGGATGGAGATGGCCTTGGAGACGCTTGCGACCCTTGTCCGACCATTTCCGGTGACGCAAACGGTGCCTGTGCCTTCCAAGGCGATGCTGATGGGGATGGTGTTCCGAATGCCGTGGATAACTGTCCTGCCGTGTTTAATCCCGGGCAGCTTGACTGGGATGGTGACAAGATTGGAGACCTGTGTTCGGAGGCTGCCTGGAGATTGGATCGCGATGGAGATGGCACCATCGATATGTTGGACAATTGTCCGTTTGTAGCGAATCAGTCTCAATTGGACGATGATTTTGATGGGGTTGGCAATGCGTGTGAGTACCCGAACGAAGATGTAGACGGTGATGGAATTTCAAACTCAGTGGATAACTGTCCGTGGCGACAAAATCCGATGCAAGAAGACTTGGATGGCGACGGTTTGGGTGATATCTGCGATCCCTGCCCATTCCATAGTGTTGTGACTGAGCCCAGTGCCGGCCTCCCGGCCGCTTGTGCACTGGACTTCGATAACGATCTCGTGCCGGACTCCGTGGATAATTGCCGCTTTGTGCCGAACTCTGACCAGGTAGACTCTGATGCAGACGGAATCGGTGACGCGTGCGCGACCTCGGATGACACCATCAAAGGTGGGGATGAAGACAATGATGGCGTGTTGGATGCTGACGATAATTGTGTGCGTGTTTCAAATCCTGAGCAGCTAGACTCGGACTCAGACGGGGTAGGAGATGCGTGTGATGTGTGTCCGGGCTTGGTCGATCCGTGGAATCTTTTATCCGCAAGCGGCGGCATCTGTGCATTTGATCTAGATGGCGATGGAATTCCTGACTCGCGAGACAATTGTCCTGATGTCCACAACCCCTATCAGTCCGATCTAGACGGCGATGGAACCGGTGATTTTTGTGATCCGTGTCCCATGGTCGCTGACGCATTGAGGGCAACGCCTGACGATGATAGTGCATGTCGCGCGGATTTTGACGGAGATGGTGTTTCGGACGCCACCGACAATTGTCCAACGGCGCCAAATCCGGACCAGAGAGATTCCAACCTGAATGGTATTGGAGATCGATGCGAGAATGACCGGGATGGTGATGGCGTCTTGGACGTGTTTGACAATTGTCCGGGAACGCCCAATCCCGACCAGCTCGATTCCGATTCAGATGGTGTTGGAGACGTGTGTTCTCGGGACCGAGATCGAGATGGAATCGACGACCGATTGGATCCGTGCCCAGACCTTCATCTTCTTTTCGGATGTGACACTTAGAGAGGTTTTAGGACGTAAGTCTTTTCACCAAAGTCTAGAACGTAGCCACGCTCGTCTTGGTCGAGATACTGCATGACCGTGTTGTACGCGCTTCGAAGGAAACGGGCACGATAGCCATTGGGTAGATCGATATAGAGCCGGTCGGGTTCCTCGAAGACAAGGCCTGCGGCGTCTAGTTCGAGCCTTGTTTCTCCTAAGAGATCCAACTCCAACATGTTGCCATCCACCGAAACTCGCTCAACAAAGAAGCCTACGTCTTCGACTTCGATTGGGTAAGTGTAGGGCGCCATATGGATGACCCACGTGCCGCCTTGCGTACGGTCGATATGGCGGTGAAACGCCTTAGCCACGTTTCGGTTTTCAATGGGCGATCCCTCGTGGGTCCACCTTCCGTTGGCATGCAACGTAATGTTCTCAAGTTTTGCGCCCTTTCTCAGAAAGTTCTTTACGACTTCCGGGAGGGTTTCATCGATCTCTTTCAATGTTCTGCCTCGCGTAGACCATCCCCGTGCAAGGCAAATATCGCTGGCGTCAATGGCGCATTTGCGGATTCGTAGACGGAAAGTGCGGCTGCTTTGAGGGCGTCGATCGAGCTCTCGTCCTTGATGAAAAGGAAGTGGTCCGTAGAAGGGATCGCGATGCGGAAGCTATCCGACGTGTCTCCGAAGAACGCATCCTGAAACACGATTCCTCGCGCAGAGTCTAAGCCATCGCCGGCACGGAGCGAAAACACCTGGCCATCAAAATGATTCCATTCAAGTCCACGCGTGCGATGAAAGAGCATGCTCCGGGCGGCGGCCTCTACTCGCCCAAGCTTGACCCCCCACTTCTGAAATTGTTGAAGTGGTAGAACCCTGCGCCCGCGGTCGGTCTCTATCACAAAGACAAAGGCCAGACGATCGGTTGAGGTCACAGTGAGTGCCTCCTCACCGGCATGTTTAAAGGCATCTACAAATCCCTGATGTTCGAGAACGGGGAAGAGAACGCCAGCGGCTTGTTCGAAAGAGTACTTTCGCGCTGGACTTCGCGCAGGCTCGCTCACCAACGAACGTATTCCTCGTGCGAAAGCTCGTTGGTAGACGGGGCCCTTCGCCTCAAATCCATCAGGTAGACTGAAGTTGATCTTGTTTTCGTTGAGGCCTTCGCCAAAAGAAGCGTTCCAGGTCCCCTCAAATGCCTCGTAACGGATTTTGTGGCTTTCTAGATACTCGAAGATAGATGTGGTCATAGAAACTCTCCTTGGTGCCTACGATGCTTCAATGCGGAGATTAGTCTCAGATTTAGTGGGAAATTCCGGCTGGGTCCAAGCATCCGACGTAAGTTCAATCCCCGTACTGGAAAGGGAGAGAATCCCTGAAAAGAACGGAAGGTCAGCGCGACGCCAGATGCTCAGTGCTTCGGTCATCATCTCCAGCTTTAGGTCTTCCCGCTGAGGATCGCTAGGCTCGGCCACGAGTAATGTGTCCCATGATGGAACGGCAGCCCAGCCAGCCTCACGAGAGGCGTCGAAGTCAAAATCCGGAAGCAAAAGTAAGCGTGAGGCACCGATTCCGTCCGAACTCTGGTACTCGCGGATTCGTCCGTGGCGAGTCTTATGAACTTTGGGTCGCGGTCGATAGGAGCCCGGCTCATGGAAGAGTGCGGAGCGTGAAATTTCCTCTAGTTTGCCCGGTTTGTAGTGTCGTCCTGCCTGAGAGTCGGTAATTGCATGGATACGCTTCCCGATATCGCGCAGATAGATCACCTTGGCGTGTGGGAGAATTGAATCTGTAGAAAAGAGCGACTGCCCGGAAATGCGTTCGCAAACATCGATAGCGAGGCGGCTCGCAAGCCGAGGCAGCCTTTCGCCGAATGGGCTAGCCGCGAGATTCTTGTTGGTGCCGGGAACAGGTTTTGCGGGGGGCTCGTCCTCAGGAAATTCTTCGGAACTTAAGAGGTCTATGCCGAGTCTGATTCCCAGCAAATGATTCCATGCTACCCATCGACGAAGAGGCGTATCCGTAGGAAGAACGCGGTCGAGATGGACGTGTCGATTATTTCGAGTGACCTTTTGAGACTCGGGGGAGTGCAGGATTTCCAGTGAAAATCGGGATGCAATTTTTTCAAACCAATACACGGCGAAACACTTCCTCCTTCCAATGAACGAAGGTGTCTTCGAAGCCATCATAGATATGCGTTTCGATGGAGACGAGCTCACGGTCTTCGATCTCGAAAATATTAAACGAGCCAGCAAACTCAGGCAGAGAGTTCGCGCGGTTCGAGGTGCTACCTGCTTCACAGATATAGAGATCTCCAGACCCGTTTAGGTGCGGAAGTTTATTCACAGAGAAGTGATGGTTGTGTCCATGAATGGCGAGGTCGACCTGATGTTCTCGGAGAATCTTTAAAACATCAGTGGCATTTACGAGGTGCCTCGATTCCTGGACTTTGGCGTATTGGAACGGCAGCAATGGATGATGGATCATAAAGACTTTGAAACAGTCTTTAAGTTTCGGGTCGCTCAAGAGCGCGTCCAGCGCGCGCAGCTCATTCTCCGCAACTTTACCCCATGCCATCAATGGAGGCGTAGGCACACCAGAATTGATTCCGATGATGGCTACGTCCTCGCGGAAATGAACGAAGGGATATCCCGTCGATTCCTGATAGGCCGGGAGATCTGAGTGTAGATACGGCTGGAAGTGCTGCTCAAAACGCCGTTCTCGAGCCGCACCGCGGGTGTAATAGTCGTGATTGCCAGGAACTACGGACACCCTCGTTTCCGCATCAGGAATTTCAGCGACTAGCTTGCTTGCAGCCCTGAATTCACTGGGCAAAGCGAGATTGGTCATATCTCCTGAGATGCAGATATGGTCGACGTCCAACTCGGAAAGACGAGCAAGCGCGTGCCTTGCGACCTCAACCGAATGTGCATCTGCCCGGTGCCGCAGCAAATTGATGCCGCCGACCAATCGCTTCGAAGCAAAATCCAACGGATTGACATCTTCGAGGTGAAGAACATGAAGGTCAGAAATGTGTCCGATTCGCATGACTACTGGATCGTAATGGGAAGCGAGATGATGTTGTTGGTCAAGTTTGCATCTTGAAGCACGTCCGCGGGGTCCACGTTGATGTGTAGATAGCGTGTACCTGCCGTAGCCCCCGATGGCACGTTGACGCGAACGTCAACTGGGGTAGTGGATGTCGCTGGAACATCAGCCGAGTTGAAGTCTCCGAGGACATCATCGTTCGCGGGGTCGGGAGTTGAACTCAACCCAAAGCTCACACGGTAGGGTGGGGCGGTCGCATCTAGAACGCCGAGATTTCTCAGGTCAAAGCCGAGTCGAACTTCCTCGCCTGGGACATACGAACCGGGCCCAATCACAGGGTTTTCAGGGCGCAAGTCCACGCCTGAGAGGCCGCTCGCCTCCACCCGATACGTCACATTTCGCTGTGCCCCACTTACAGTGACCTGAACGAAGTATCTTCCGCTCGTTGGAGGCAAGTAGTCTAGCTCTGCCCGCGGAACGCCGGGAGCTGTTTCAATGTTGGGCCCGGGTGTTCGATTCGGAAGGAAGACTTGGAGTCGAAGAGTTCCCTGCTGGCCAGCTGGGTCAAACTCACCACTCAAGTTGACCTCTTGGCCCGAGGTTAGGTCCACAAAATAGTAGTCCACATCGGTGGTCGGACAACGGTCCATCGCGAACGTCTGCCCTTGAGCAGCTAGGAGTGATGACGCCGTATTGAACGAGTCGTTTGGCTCAAAGCTCGACTGACAAACGAGCGCTGGGTCAACGTCTTCAACGTCGACATCCATGGAATACGTGTTTTCAACGTTCTGCCCCGGCAAGGCGATGACTACCACACGAGCGTAGTAACATTGATTGCCGTTGACATAGCTGACGTCCACTTGCTCCACATCTGCAGCGCTGGCGGACGAGTCGATGAGCTGAAGGTTTTCGTTGAACAATTCGAGATCGATATCGCCGAGCGCGGAATCGAAGGTCGTTGTGATCGTGAAACGTTTGCCCTCGCTCAGGCATAACCGATAGTAATCGGGCGCCGAGGTACAGGCGACGAGATTCGCATACGTTCCATCGGTGACATCACGCGAACCTTGGAAACTATCGTTTGGCTCCAGCGCATCAAAGCACTCGGTGTTCACGTTGAATTCTCGAGAAATGGAGGTGTTATTCGAGATATCTGTTTCGACCAGCTGAGTTCCTGGATCCAGGATGATTCCCAGACGGTAGTCCCCGTCACTAAGTGTAAGTGGGAGTGTCACCGGAAGGGTTTCATCGCGGAAGGTACCTGCGCCGAGACTTGAAATCTGGACGCTCGTCACCGGGATATCGTCCGCATCACCGATGATATCATTTTCGCTCACGACCACTTCTGCATCAAAGGCTCCCGAAGGACTTAAGCCAATATTGTAGATTCGGGCGCTCAAATTGATGGTCGAGCCAATGGTGAAGGTTGCCCCGGATGGAATCGTGATGTCTCGCGCCAATACGTCGATCCCCGGAGATTGAGCAAAGACATCAAGGCTCGTGGAGTAAAGGTTTCTCTGTCCAGCGAGACCACAAACGCTAAACACATAGTCGCCCGCAGCGGGGACGATAAAGCCGGCCACCTCTTGCTCGTTCTCAGCGCTACTTTGATCGATGATTTGCACGCCATCTGGATTGTAGAGCGTGGTTCGGAGGTTTCCGCGCGAAGAATCGAGCGTCGTTCTCAAGATGACGCTGTCGGCAGCATTCAAGGAAACCTTGTAGAAATCGCAAGAGCCGGCTGCACAAATTGCTGCATCGACCGGACCTGTTGTTACAGAAGTCGCGTCGACCACACGATCGTTTGGCTCGAAGCCATCTTCGATACATGCGCAGTATTGACCGGTGTAAGCAATGGATTGAGAGCTGAATCGGTTATTCGTCTCATCCAGCTCAGGGAGCACGGAACCCGTGTCCACTTCCACACCGATTCGGTAGTTTTCGACGAAATTCGCACAACGCGCGTCGAGCTCGACCTCAATGAACTCGCAATCCCCTGGGTTGATATTGGGAACGTTCACCGTGACCAAGGGGTCGAGAGTGAAGTTGACGGTGCTTCCGGAGCTCACCCAAACCTCCATTTGTGTGGCCCCCGAGGAATTGGTTCCGGCAACACAGACCTCGATCTCAGCGGTGTAGGTGTCGCCGTCGAGGATGTCTTCCGGCGTGACGATTGACGCGACGTAGAGGTCGACGTCCGCCTCATCAGTCACCGTGATGGGGCCCGGATTGAGCTGAGCATTGTTACTTCGAAACGGCTCTTGAAGGGCATTTTCCGGGTCACAGACGATGTAGAGATAGTACACGCCGGGATCGTAGAGGCCTGGCACCGTGATGTTGCGCACAAACACTTCCTCGGCTCCGCTCGCGAGGCTTGGTACGTTGATGTTGTCGAGCCTCGGGTCCATAATCGTATTGATTCGCGGTTGAGAGCCCAGATAAATGCCGCAAAAGAACGAGCCTACGTCCTGGGTACCTTCATTTGCGATGGTGGTTTCGACCTGAAGGCTACCGTTCAAGAAGGTGCGGTCAGGGGAAACCGCGAAACTCTTTACAACCAAATCTGGGCCTTCGACCGGCTGGTCCGTAACCACGATCACCGGGCTTACAATGGTGTTGTTCTCAAGATCGGACTCAGACACTACGTCGGTGATCTCCGCTACAACAATCAGGTAGACCTCTTCCTCTTGTCCTGCGTCGGGAATGATGGCCTGGTCCAGAACAATTGCGTCGGGACCAACATCTACGCTTGACTGAGCGGCGAGGTCTTGAGGGTCTGATTCAGAAATCAGGATGTCTTCATCATCGAGCGTGTCGTCGCCAACCGAGAGGTAAGTTCGATGCACTACGTCAAACGCATCAATGTTGGCGGTGTTTCGAAGAGTGAAGCCCCGCGTGACGGTATTGAGCTCTGGAAACGCACGATCTGGAATGACATAGACGTCGCTGACTTCCACATCAGGCGCACTATCTGACGTGTTTTCAATACGAACGATGCCCGCGCTCACGCTCAGATTATTTGCGCGATCCGTGTCGCCGATCACGCGACCCGAGTCGATATGTGCGACAAGGAAGTAGTCTCCGGATGGGATCTCGGGGACGGCGGCGGTAAAACCAACATCACGACCGTCTGCAGGGACCGAAGCAGCGTCAGGGCCAGCGCCCTCAACCCTAAACTCTCCGAACACTTCCAAATCTTCGAGCGTATCTTCGTTTACGTTTCCAGAGGTTGAAAAGTAGACCGTCATATCAAATGGAGGGATGACGTCAGATTGCAACGTATTCGAAAGCTCGGCGGAAACGGTCAACATGCCGCCCGTCTGCACGTTTGCGGGGGCTCCTCGCACACTTTCCACGAGGAGGTCGACCGGGGCGAGCACGCGATACTCAGTGGTTGTACTTCCAACGCGGGCACCGTCGAAAAGCGCGCTCGCCGTAACGCTGTACGTTCCTGGTGAGGTGAAAGAGTGGGTGGGGGCGGCGCTCACACCTTGACCGCTTGTCTGCACGCCGTCTCCAAAATCGAGTTGCCACTCCATATTTTCGGCGTTTGTGTTCTCGCCGGGTACGATCTCGATTTCGAACGTAGTTTCGACGTCCGAATAGCCGAGCTCAGGAGTG
This Microvenator marinus DNA region includes the following protein-coding sequences:
- a CDS encoding CARDB domain-containing protein; this translates as MTWLRPFLILFLLLNSACSGCDDESFEGSAEITFIAITPELGYSDVETTFEIEIVPGENTNAENMEWQLDFGDGVQTSGQGVSAAPTHSFTSPGTYSVTASALFDGARVGSTTTEYRVLAPVDLLVESVRGAPANVQTGGMLTVSAELSNTLQSDVIPPFDMTVYFSTSGNVNEDTLEDLEVFGEFRVEGAGPDAASVPADGRDVGFTAAVPEIPSGDYFLVAHIDSGRVIGDTDRANNLSVSAGIVRIENTSDSAPDVEVSDVYVIPDRAFPELNTVTRGFTLRNTANIDAFDVVHRTYLSVGDDTLDDEDILISESDPQDLAAQSSVDVGPDAIVLDQAIIPDAGQEEEVYLIVVAEITDVVSESDLENNTIVSPVIVVTDQPVEGPDLVVKSFAVSPDRTFLNGSLQVETTIANEGTQDVGSFFCGIYLGSQPRINTIMDPRLDNINVPSLASGAEEVFVRNITVPGLYDPGVYYLYIVCDPENALQEPFRSNNAQLNPGPITVTDEADVDLYVASIVTPEDILDGDTYTAEIEVCVAGTNSSGATQMEVWVSSGSTVNFTLDPLVTVNVPNINPGDCEFIEVELDARCANFVENYRIGVEVDTGSVLPELDETNNRFSSQSIAYTGQYCACIEDGFEPNDRVVDATSVTTGPVDAAICAAGSCDFYKVSLNAADSVILRTTLDSSRGNLRTTLYNPDGVQIIDQSSAENEQEVAGFIVPAAGDYVFSVCGLAGQRNLYSTSLDVFAQSPGIDVLARDITIPSGATFTIGSTINLSARIYNIGLSPSGAFDAEVVVSENDIIGDADDIPVTSVQISSLGAGTFRDETLPVTLPLTLSDGDYRLGIILDPGTQLVETDISNNTSISREFNVNTECFDALEPNDSFQGSRDVTDGTYANLVACTSAPDYYRLCLSEGKRFTITTTFDSALGDIDLELFNENLQLIDSSASAADVEQVDVSYVNGNQCYYARVVVIALPGQNVENTYSMDVDVEDVDPALVCQSSFEPNDSFNTASSLLAAQGQTFAMDRCPTTDVDYYFVDLTSGQEVNLSGEFDPAGQQGTLRLQVFLPNRTPGPNIETAPGVPRAELDYLPPTSGRYFVQVTVSGAQRNVTYRVEASGLSGVDLRPENPVIGPGSYVPGEEVRLGFDLRNLGVLDATAPPYRVSFGLSSTPDPANDDVLGDFNSADVPATSTTPVDVRVNVPSGATAGTRYLHINVDPADVLQDANLTNNIISLPITIQ
- a CDS encoding DUF1285 domain-containing protein, which encodes MKEIDETLPEVVKNFLRKGAKLENITLHANGRWTHEGSPIENRNVAKAFHRHIDRTQGGTWVIHMAPYTYPIEVEDVGFFVERVSVDGNMLELDLLGETRLELDAAGLVFEEPDRLYIDLPNGYRARFLRSAYNTVMQYLDQDERGYVLDFGEKTYVLKPL
- a CDS encoding metallophosphoesterase family protein, producing MRIGHISDLHVLHLEDVNPLDFASKRLVGGINLLRHRADAHSVEVARHALARLSELDVDHICISGDMTNLALPSEFRAASKLVAEIPDAETRVSVVPGNHDYYTRGAARERRFEQHFQPYLHSDLPAYQESTGYPFVHFREDVAIIGINSGVPTPPLMAWGKVAENELRALDALLSDPKLKDCFKVFMIHHPLLPFQYAKVQESRHLVNATDVLKILREHQVDLAIHGHNHHFSVNKLPHLNGSGDLYICEAGSTSNRANSLPEFAGSFNIFEIEDRELVSIETHIYDGFEDTFVHWKEEVFRRVLV
- a CDS encoding thrombospondin type 3 repeat-containing protein gives rise to the protein MKLLLVSVLLLLSYSCSDPETNPTNPAFRLCEVSEDCRVSEVCIVGRCVLQSIDPETDMGAPDLSQDIGVDLPEDMAPLDTDSDGVLDGDDNCPEVSNPSQLDTDLDGVGDACDNCPDIANASQTDRDLDQIGDACDECPSIPGSGNECNDTTRDSDGDGIPDVRDVCPVDFDPLQIDTDGDGVGDLCDNCPSASNASQVDRNQNGRGDHCERREGLPVASPLLDSDSDGWIDAIDPCPGTPQDTLVDSDGDGLGDACDPCPTISGDANGACAFQGDADGDGVPNAVDNCPAVFNPGQLDWDGDKIGDLCSEAAWRLDRDGDGTIDMLDNCPFVANQSQLDDDFDGVGNACEYPNEDVDGDGISNSVDNCPWRQNPMQEDLDGDGLGDICDPCPFHSVVTEPSAGLPAACALDFDNDLVPDSVDNCRFVPNSDQVDSDADGIGDACATSDDTIKGGDEDNDGVLDADDNCVRVSNPEQLDSDSDGVGDACDVCPGLVDPWNLLSASGGICAFDLDGDGIPDSRDNCPDVHNPYQSDLDGDGTGDFCDPCPMVADALRATPDDDSACRADFDGDGVSDATDNCPTAPNPDQRDSNLNGIGDRCENDRDGDGVLDVFDNCPGTPNPDQLDSDSDGVGDVCSRDRDRDGIDDRLDPCPDLHLLFGCDT